From the genome of Magnolia sinica isolate HGM2019 chromosome 12, MsV1, whole genome shotgun sequence:
gCACACCAGCCCAAATGAATCGCTTGACCAAACAACACATGTATACTTCTAAATTCCAATAAGAAACGATAGaattagcattcactaatcaaCCCACAGTACTCAATTATCACGCATTGCAAACCCAATTCAAGAATGAAAGAAACAAAGAATTCCAAATAATCGAAACTACCAAAATATTTTTCCAcccagaaaaaaaaatgaaaagaagaaatctaacaccaaaaaaaacaaaagaagaaaagaaaggtatAGACATACATCAACGATGGCCCCTGCGGCTTCTGTTAGTGCTGGCAAGATGTCCAGCAGATCGCGTCTGATCGTAAGATAAAGGGCATCAATCAATTTCTGATCATTTAAATTAAAAAGAAATCTCCTTtcaacaaaatttaaaaaaaaaatgaaaatgtagAGGATGATGGTGATGAGAGGATACAGGAGGAGCTTATGATTAGACGTATCATGGATGGATTCGGTCAGATACTCTTCAATGTTCGGCCGGTCTAAGTCTATCTCTGAGCTTGACGTGCGGAGCTCAGACATGGTATGATGCTCCATCGATAGAGAGGCTTTCTCTGCTGCCGCTGCGGCTTGTTTTTCCCTGCATCCCTTCTTCCCCTCCTCCCTGAtccatgtattctatatccaccttgtccatccattttaccagatcagCTTAGGGCatgttccaaaaaatgaagagatcCAATTCTCtgatggaccatatcataggaaacagtggcaactgactattaatgggccatttgagttttggatcaacctaatatttgttttttcccttagtAAGGTTAAACacgttgaatggcaaataaacgtatcaataggttggacggcaaataaatattactgaagtattatggtgagccctataaagtaagttttcaatggtaggaccttctgtaagccccatatactagaccgtaccgttccataggcttccgcggtcttccggtcgaattccggcaaccttcgacccttatccaTTTGCG
Proteins encoded in this window:
- the LOC131221449 gene encoding glycerol-3-phosphate acyltransferase 9-like, producing MEHHTMSELRTSSSEIDLDRPNIEEYLTESIHDTSNHKLLLRDLLDILPALTEAAGAIVDDSFTRCFKSNPSEP